Within the Gossypium raimondii isolate GPD5lz chromosome 12, ASM2569854v1, whole genome shotgun sequence genome, the region ATTCAACCACGTAGAtgcgaaataaataaaataattcaccTTACCACCGCCTCTGCAACCAAAGCCACTTTCTTCCATCAAAGCGCCACCACCTATCTCTATTAATAATCATCAACAACAtccttgatttttatttataatataaaagaaaacccTCAATTCATAAAACGAAAAATTACcactatttcaaaatatatcatttatgaGTGAGTTCTGACACACACGAGCATGACTGAACGGAGCGCATTTTAGCAAAACTGAGCGCCGCCGTGGCTGCTCATGTTAGCAGCGGAAGGAATCTCAAAATGCCAGAGTCTACCGACACTTTTAACCAAGTATTTTCTACATAAAAACTCCTCGGCGAAGACCTTCTCTACCCTCCGATCCACGTCGTGTAAGAGCACGTGCGTTACGCCGGACCCTTTCCTGTTCCTCGCCATGACCGCCGCCGAGAATATCGCAGCCATCCTTCCCGGTGCCTCCGGGAAATATCCGCGCGGCGCGTCGATCATTATTAAATCCCACTCCGTATCGTAGAACTCATCGGGAAAGCCCGTCAAGGCAAGCTTGCACTTATCGTTTCCTCGTAAGTAAGCTTCGGAGGGAAAACAGCTGGGTTCGGAGCGGTAATGGGAGAGCAGAGCGTCGGCTTCCTTGAGCTGTGTACGGTACTTGACGGGGTGGGCGTGGAGGACTGGCGCGTCTTTGAGCACGGTCTGGACCCATTTGGGATCCTCTTCCAGGAATATAGTGTTGCCATTGGGATTAAGCGAAGTCCACATCATGGAATCGTAGCCGAGACCAAAGACGAGGAAATTACAAGGAGAACGTTTCTTGAGGACGTCAAAGGTAACGGAGATCTCCCTAAAGTTTTGTTGCGGTGTGATGCGTGATGTGGCGTAGTGGATGATGGCTTGGAGTTGGATCGGCGTGGCCGACCCATTACCAACGCCCTGGGGTGGTATGGTGTTGGCGACGGAGCATAGCAGCGA harbors:
- the LOC105764342 gene encoding probable methyltransferase At1g27930 gives rise to the protein MKREDTVRNGHFLADRRWFFPIVIAGLIAGAIVTSSFIKAADYSLLCSVANTIPPQGVGNGSATPIQLQAIIHYATSRITPQQNFREISVTFDVLKKRSPCNFLVFGLGYDSMMWTSLNPNGNTIFLEEDPKWVQTVLKDAPVLHAHPVKYRTQLKEADALLSHYRSEPSCFPSEAYLRGNDKCKLALTGFPDEFYDTEWDLIMIDAPRGYFPEAPGRMAAIFSAAVMARNRKGSGVTHVLLHDVDRRVEKVFAEEFLCRKYLVKSVGRLWHFEIPSAANMSSHGGAQFC